A genomic region of Microlunatus sagamiharensis contains the following coding sequences:
- a CDS encoding DUF3037 domain-containing protein: protein MAAVSGPDARTVTRHPFVYAVLRAVPRVDRGEFVNVGVVLYCQALDHLAAAVAVDPVRLRAIAPDVDLDAVRTAAEAVVLASRTPVGSARENEGLAVRFGMLTAPKSTVVQPSPVHAGLTTDPGQTMTQLLTRLVAPPV, encoded by the coding sequence GTGGCTGCCGTGAGCGGGCCGGACGCGCGCACCGTGACGCGGCACCCCTTCGTGTACGCGGTGCTGCGGGCGGTCCCGCGCGTCGACCGGGGCGAGTTCGTCAACGTCGGCGTCGTCCTCTACTGCCAGGCGCTCGACCACCTCGCCGCAGCGGTCGCCGTCGACCCGGTGCGCCTGCGGGCCATCGCCCCCGACGTCGACCTCGACGCGGTCCGCACCGCGGCGGAGGCGGTCGTGCTGGCCTCCCGGACGCCGGTGGGTTCGGCGCGCGAGAACGAGGGCCTGGCCGTGCGGTTCGGGATGCTCACCGCGCCCAAGAGCACCGTCGTCCAGCCGTCACCCGTGCACGCCGGGCTCACCACCGATCCTGGGCAGACGATGACGCAGCTGCTCACCCGGCTCGTCGCCCCACCGGTCTAG
- a CDS encoding RNA polymerase-binding protein RbpA, translating to MRNQMLKAAGLGHKSHESEKGVVLSPRLQLDFDCPARHHFSVVFAADAALPSSWDCPVCWTVSTRTDGTLVDVSAPKHVRTHWEMLRERRSLPELETLLAERLALLRVGDIGPGAPRPLNPRTRHAA from the coding sequence ATGCGCAACCAGATGCTGAAGGCCGCCGGTCTCGGGCACAAGAGCCACGAGAGCGAGAAGGGCGTCGTCCTCTCACCCCGGCTGCAGCTCGACTTCGACTGCCCCGCCCGGCACCACTTCTCGGTCGTCTTCGCCGCGGACGCGGCCCTGCCGAGCTCGTGGGACTGCCCGGTCTGCTGGACGGTCAGCACCCGGACGGACGGGACCCTGGTCGACGTGTCAGCCCCCAAGCACGTCCGCACCCACTGGGAGATGCTGCGGGAGCGACGCTCCCTGCCCGAGCTGGAGACGCTGCTGGCCGAACGCCTCGCGCTCCTCCGCGTAGGCGACATCGGACCCGGCGCCCCTCGGCCGCTGAACCCCAGGACCAGGCACGCCGCCTGA
- a CDS encoding methylated-DNA--[protein]-cysteine S-methyltransferase: protein MSGLFFDQYDTQVGVVGLLAGPAGLRRLGWGLETGDASLEPDETVQLVLGQLREYFAGQRLDFDLPLDLAPLEPTTLAVLTALQGVHAGETVTYAELARRSGTGVPARAVGSIMAANPVPLVIPCHRVVAADGLGGYSGGEPGHELETKRWLLEHEGALPPALL, encoded by the coding sequence ATGAGCGGGCTGTTCTTCGACCAGTACGACACCCAGGTCGGGGTCGTCGGGCTCCTGGCCGGACCGGCCGGTCTGCGACGGCTGGGCTGGGGCCTCGAGACGGGAGACGCCTCCCTCGAGCCGGACGAGACCGTGCAGCTCGTGCTCGGCCAGCTGCGGGAGTACTTCGCCGGCCAGCGGCTCGACTTCGACCTGCCGCTCGACCTGGCGCCGCTGGAGCCGACGACGCTCGCCGTCCTCACCGCGCTGCAGGGCGTGCACGCGGGGGAGACCGTCACCTACGCCGAGCTGGCCCGGCGCAGCGGCACGGGCGTGCCGGCGCGGGCCGTCGGGTCAATCATGGCCGCGAACCCGGTGCCCCTCGTGATCCCGTGCCACCGGGTCGTCGCCGCGGACGGGCTCGGCGGCTACTCGGGCGGCGAGCCGGGCCACGAGCTGGAGACGAAGCGGTGGCTCCTGGAGCACGAGGGGGCGCTGCCACCCGCGCTCCTCTGA
- the rpmA gene encoding 50S ribosomal protein L27, giving the protein MAHKKGASSTRNGRDSNSQRLGVKRFGGQLVNAGEIIIRQRGTHFHPGEGVGRGGDDTLFALVPGHVEFGTRRGRRVINIAPVQVEAATPEVAAV; this is encoded by the coding sequence ATGGCACACAAGAAGGGCGCGAGTTCGACCCGCAACGGTCGTGACTCCAACTCCCAGCGGCTCGGCGTCAAGCGCTTCGGCGGCCAGCTAGTCAACGCCGGCGAGATCATCATCCGCCAGCGCGGCACGCACTTCCACCCCGGCGAGGGCGTCGGCCGCGGAGGGGACGACACCCTGTTCGCGCTGGTCCCGGGCCACGTGGAGTTCGGCACCCGTCGTGGGCGTCGCGTGATCAACATCGCGCCCGTCCAGGTCGAGGCCGCCACCCCCGAGGTCGCGGCGGTCTGA
- the rsfS gene encoding ribosome silencing factor, with protein MTATEHALALTRTAAEAAADKLGTEIVAFDVSDQLAITDVFLVVTASNERQVGAIVDGVEEALRGIGEKPVRREGDREQRWVLLDYLDVVVHIQHSDERRFYALERLWQDTPGIPLGLDVRR; from the coding sequence ATGACCGCCACCGAGCACGCGCTCGCGCTGACCCGCACCGCCGCCGAGGCGGCCGCCGACAAGCTCGGCACCGAGATCGTCGCCTTCGACGTCTCCGACCAGCTCGCCATCACCGACGTCTTCCTGGTCGTGACGGCGAGCAACGAGCGCCAGGTCGGCGCCATCGTCGACGGCGTCGAGGAGGCCCTGCGCGGCATCGGCGAGAAGCCCGTACGCCGCGAGGGCGACCGCGAGCAGCGCTGGGTGCTCCTGGACTACCTCGACGTGGTCGTGCACATCCAGCACAGCGACGAGCGCCGCTTCTACGCCCTCGAGCGGCTCTGGCAGGACACGCCGGGCATCCCGCTCGGGCTCGACGTCCGCCGCTGA
- a CDS encoding hemerythrin domain-containing protein, protein MDICELILSDHHEQRRMFAMLDDVAKEDTKTLGALWKRLSTMLEVHAQAEEELFYPELLKLGERLHDDAEVEETEDAIGDHNDIRDGILAAQDAEVGSEAWWKGVNDAREANDEHMGEEEHEGLKEFREHVDLETRHRIGVAFAAYEAEHVDGVPIVDKDPEEYVRDNS, encoded by the coding sequence GTGGACATCTGCGAGCTGATCCTGTCCGACCACCACGAGCAGCGGCGCATGTTCGCCATGCTCGACGACGTGGCCAAGGAGGACACGAAGACCCTCGGTGCCCTGTGGAAGCGCCTCTCGACGATGCTCGAGGTGCACGCGCAGGCCGAGGAGGAGCTGTTCTACCCCGAGCTGCTCAAGCTCGGCGAGCGGCTGCACGACGACGCCGAGGTCGAGGAGACCGAGGACGCGATCGGCGACCACAACGACATCCGCGACGGCATCCTCGCCGCCCAGGACGCCGAGGTCGGCAGCGAGGCCTGGTGGAAGGGCGTCAACGACGCGCGGGAGGCCAACGACGAGCACATGGGCGAGGAGGAGCACGAGGGGCTCAAGGAGTTCCGCGAGCACGTCGACCTCGAGACCCGGCACCGCATCGGCGTGGCCTTCGCCGCGTACGAGGCCGAGCACGTCGACGGGGTCCCGATCGTCGACAAGGACCCCGAGGAGTACGTCCGCGACAACAGCTGA
- the proB gene encoding glutamate 5-kinase, with the protein MSAAADGAPPGDGTDDRSAVATAHRVVVKVGSSSLTTPTGGIDPERIGALVDALVAVRLSGREVVLVSSGAIAAGLAPLGMKTRPRDLANQQAAASVGQSLLMEHYGRLFARAGLGVGQVLLTVDDVTRRGNYRNAFRTFGRLLELGVVPVVNENDTVATQEIRFGDNDRLAALVAHLVHADALVLLSDVDALWTAHPATPGAERISRVASAAELADVDVTRRGSAVGTGGMQTKIEAAGIATSAGIPVVLTSAPHAGEALAGAEVGTLFAPTGKRRPTRLLWLRHASETKGRLVLDAGAVRAVVQRKASLLPAGVTGVEGTFTAGEPVDLVGPDDVVVARGLVAYDSEELPALLGRTTQDLTAELGSGYERTVVHRDALVVLSD; encoded by the coding sequence GTGTCCGCCGCCGCTGACGGCGCACCGCCGGGCGACGGGACCGACGACCGCTCGGCGGTCGCCACCGCCCACCGGGTCGTGGTCAAGGTCGGCTCGTCGTCGCTGACCACCCCGACCGGCGGCATCGACCCGGAGCGCATCGGCGCCCTGGTCGACGCGCTCGTCGCCGTACGCCTGTCTGGCCGTGAGGTCGTGCTCGTCTCCTCGGGCGCGATCGCGGCGGGGCTCGCGCCGCTCGGCATGAAGACCCGCCCCCGCGACCTGGCCAACCAGCAGGCCGCGGCCTCGGTCGGGCAGAGCCTGCTGATGGAGCACTACGGCCGGCTCTTCGCCCGGGCCGGGCTCGGCGTCGGGCAGGTCCTGCTGACCGTCGACGACGTGACGCGGCGCGGCAACTACCGCAACGCGTTCCGCACGTTCGGCCGGCTGCTCGAGCTGGGCGTCGTGCCCGTCGTCAACGAGAACGACACCGTCGCGACGCAGGAGATCCGCTTCGGCGACAACGACCGGCTCGCGGCCCTCGTCGCCCACCTGGTCCACGCCGACGCGCTGGTCCTGCTCAGCGACGTCGACGCCCTGTGGACCGCGCACCCCGCCACCCCGGGCGCCGAGCGGATCAGCCGGGTGGCCTCGGCGGCCGAGCTCGCCGACGTCGACGTGACCCGGCGCGGTTCGGCGGTCGGCACCGGCGGCATGCAGACCAAGATCGAGGCCGCCGGCATCGCCACGTCCGCCGGCATCCCGGTCGTCCTGACGTCCGCCCCGCACGCCGGCGAGGCACTGGCCGGCGCGGAGGTCGGCACCCTGTTCGCGCCCACGGGCAAGCGCCGCCCGACCCGCCTGCTCTGGTTGCGCCACGCCAGCGAGACCAAGGGCCGCCTCGTCCTCGACGCCGGCGCGGTGCGCGCGGTCGTGCAGCGCAAGGCCTCCCTCCTGCCCGCCGGCGTCACCGGGGTCGAGGGCACCTTCACCGCCGGCGAGCCCGTCGACCTCGTCGGCCCCGACGACGTCGTCGTCGCCCGCGGCCTCGTCGCGTACGACTCCGAGGAGCTCCCGGCCCTCCTCGGCCGCACGACCCAGGACCTCACGGCGGAGCTGGGCAGCGGTTACGAGCGCACCGTCGTGCACCGCGACGCCCTGGTCGTCCTCTCCGACTAG
- a CDS encoding NAD-dependent epimerase/dehydratase family protein produces MPDQTSPAGLRTVVLTGAAGRIGRTVARELEGRWDLRLTDTRTVEGVEGLAVLDVSDLDACRTAFAGADAVVHLAADPSPDATFDDLLSPNLVGPYAVARAAAEVGVRRLVLASSLHAVSGLPMTLQRRPSNAPRPANLYGASKAWSEAVGAMIAATTATSVVALRIGYFHVDRPAAGGDLMERSAWLSGRDAAELVRAAVEADLPTGVEGFVVANGTSANRHRVAELEETRRAIGYMPVDDAWATEAEADE; encoded by the coding sequence ATGCCAGACCAGACGTCGCCCGCCGGCCTCCGCACGGTCGTGCTGACCGGGGCCGCGGGGCGCATCGGCCGGACCGTGGCCCGGGAGCTGGAGGGCCGCTGGGACCTGCGGCTCACCGACACCCGCACCGTCGAGGGCGTCGAGGGGCTCGCAGTGCTCGACGTGAGCGACCTCGACGCGTGCCGGACCGCCTTCGCCGGCGCGGACGCCGTCGTGCACCTGGCCGCCGACCCCTCGCCCGACGCGACCTTCGACGACCTGCTCTCCCCCAACCTCGTCGGCCCGTACGCGGTCGCGCGGGCCGCCGCGGAGGTCGGCGTACGCCGTCTGGTGCTGGCCAGCAGCCTGCACGCGGTGTCCGGCCTGCCCATGACCCTGCAGCGGCGGCCCTCCAACGCCCCGCGCCCGGCGAACCTCTACGGCGCGAGCAAGGCGTGGAGCGAGGCCGTCGGGGCGATGATTGCGGCGACCACCGCCACGAGCGTCGTGGCCCTCCGGATCGGCTACTTCCACGTCGACCGTCCCGCCGCCGGCGGTGACCTGATGGAGCGTTCGGCCTGGCTCAGCGGCCGCGACGCCGCCGAGCTGGTCCGCGCCGCGGTCGAGGCCGACCTGCCGACCGGCGTGGAGGGCTTCGTGGTCGCCAACGGCACCTCGGCCAACCGGCACCGGGTCGCCGAGCTCGAGGAGACCCGGCGCGCGATCGGCTACATGCCCGTGGACGACGCGTGGGCCACCGAGGCAGAGGCTGACGAGTGA
- the nadD gene encoding nicotinate-nucleotide adenylyltransferase, with the protein MSLRSGEHVPSTGLARQPGNGRRHRLGVMGGTFDPIHHGHLVAASEVAGRFALDEVVFVPTGQPWQKADREVSAAEDRYLMTVIATASNPRFSVSRVDIERPGDTYTYDTLRDIREERGDDVDLYFITGADALDQILTWRNADQLFDLAHFVGCTRPGVEIDTPNIAQLPQERVTLLEIPALSISSTACRRRVAEQEPVWYLVPDGVVQYIAKRGLYLTPGDQ; encoded by the coding sequence GTGAGCCTCCGGTCGGGCGAGCACGTCCCCTCGACCGGTCTGGCACGGCAGCCGGGCAACGGCCGTCGACACCGTCTCGGCGTCATGGGTGGGACCTTCGACCCCATCCACCACGGCCACCTCGTGGCCGCGAGCGAGGTCGCGGGCCGCTTCGCGCTCGACGAGGTGGTCTTCGTCCCCACCGGGCAGCCGTGGCAGAAGGCCGACCGCGAGGTATCCGCCGCCGAGGACCGCTACCTCATGACCGTCATCGCGACGGCCTCCAACCCCCGCTTCAGCGTGAGCCGCGTCGACATCGAGCGGCCCGGCGACACGTACACCTACGACACGCTGCGCGACATCCGCGAGGAGCGCGGCGACGATGTCGACCTCTACTTCATCACCGGTGCGGACGCGCTCGACCAGATCCTCACCTGGCGCAACGCCGACCAGCTCTTCGACCTGGCCCACTTCGTCGGCTGCACGCGGCCCGGCGTCGAGATCGACACCCCGAACATCGCCCAGCTGCCCCAGGAGCGGGTGACGCTCCTGGAGATCCCCGCGCTCTCGATCTCGTCGACGGCCTGCCGTCGGCGGGTCGCCGAGCAGGAGCCGGTCTGGTACCTCGTGCCCGACGGCGTGGTCCAGTACATCGCCAAGCGCGGTCTCTACCTGACCCCCGGGGACCAGTGA
- a CDS encoding HipA family kinase — protein sequence MSAPEDLGGVVGLPHVTATAYLTALREGGSLPGLVEADDLGTYVVKFTAAGQGPKALVAEIVVGELGRALGVDIPDLALIEVDAELGRREPDEEVQELVTASAGLNLAVDFLPGSVGYDPSFEVDPDQAARIVWLDAFVANVDRSARNTNLLVWHKTLWAIDHGACLRFHHAWGRPEAFARSAYRYDDHVLAERGDPRSVHAELSAQVDRALLSDVLDLVPDAWLLPDPRRPDPQAPPDAAAARTAYVDQLLLRLAEADRWLP from the coding sequence GTGAGCGCGCCGGAGGACCTGGGCGGCGTGGTCGGCCTGCCGCACGTCACCGCGACCGCGTACCTGACCGCGCTGCGCGAGGGCGGTTCGCTGCCGGGGCTGGTCGAGGCCGACGACCTGGGGACCTACGTCGTGAAGTTCACGGCGGCCGGCCAGGGGCCCAAGGCGCTGGTCGCCGAGATCGTCGTCGGCGAGCTGGGTCGGGCCCTCGGGGTCGACATCCCCGACCTCGCCCTCATCGAGGTCGACGCCGAGCTGGGGCGCCGCGAGCCCGACGAGGAGGTGCAGGAGCTCGTCACCGCGAGCGCCGGGCTCAACCTCGCCGTCGACTTCCTGCCCGGCTCGGTCGGCTACGACCCGAGCTTCGAGGTGGACCCCGACCAGGCCGCGCGGATCGTCTGGCTCGACGCCTTCGTCGCCAACGTCGACCGCAGCGCCCGGAACACCAACCTGCTGGTCTGGCACAAGACCCTGTGGGCCATCGACCACGGCGCGTGCCTGCGCTTCCACCACGCGTGGGGCCGGCCCGAGGCGTTCGCGCGCTCGGCCTACCGCTACGACGACCACGTCCTGGCCGAGCGCGGCGACCCGCGCTCGGTCCACGCCGAGCTGTCCGCCCAGGTCGACCGCGCGCTGCTGTCCGACGTGCTCGACCTCGTGCCCGACGCCTGGCTGCTGCCCGACCCGCGCCGGCCCGACCCGCAGGCCCCGCCGGACGCGGCGGCCGCGCGGACGGCGTACGTGGACCAGCTGCTGCTGCGCCTGGCCGAGGCCGACCGGTGGCTGCCGTGA
- a CDS encoding histidine phosphatase family protein: MTADRLVLWRHGQTDWNTSGRFQGQADIPLNATGVEQARDAARVLATLGAAQLWSSDLTRTRQTSAALGEATGLEPRLDERLREVHVGTWEGLRGPEIAEVEPEAWAALRRGEDVRRSATGETVSEVGERVAGALVEIAAQAPEGSTVVVTTHGLAGRAGLCRLLDLPFGLWRTFGSLDNCAWSVLHRHHAGGYWRVAEHNVRPLSVRQTIS, encoded by the coding sequence ATGACCGCGGACCGCCTCGTCCTGTGGCGCCACGGCCAGACCGACTGGAACACCTCCGGACGGTTCCAGGGCCAGGCCGACATCCCGCTCAACGCGACCGGGGTCGAGCAGGCCCGCGACGCCGCCCGGGTGCTCGCCACCCTCGGTGCCGCGCAGCTCTGGTCGAGCGACCTGACCCGTACGCGGCAGACCTCCGCCGCGCTCGGCGAGGCCACCGGTCTCGAGCCACGCCTCGACGAGCGCCTGCGCGAGGTGCACGTCGGCACGTGGGAGGGGCTGCGCGGTCCCGAGATCGCCGAGGTCGAGCCGGAGGCGTGGGCCGCGCTGCGCCGCGGCGAGGACGTCCGCCGCTCCGCGACCGGCGAGACCGTGTCCGAGGTGGGGGAGCGCGTGGCCGGGGCGCTCGTCGAGATCGCCGCGCAGGCGCCCGAGGGGTCCACCGTCGTCGTCACGACCCACGGGCTCGCCGGCCGGGCCGGGCTCTGCCGGCTGCTCGACCTGCCCTTCGGCCTGTGGCGCACGTTCGGGAGCCTGGACAACTGCGCGTGGTCGGTCCTGCACCGCCACCACGCCGGCGGCTACTGGCGGGTCGCCGAGCACAACGTCCGTCCGCTGTCCGTCCGGCAGACGATTTCGTGA
- a CDS encoding YdeI/OmpD-associated family protein has product MSEAIRFSATVELHGKSATGIEVPAEVVERLGAGRRPVVRTTLNQHTYATTLGVMGGRTLLPVSAEQRTAAGIAAGDEVEVALVADDAPRTVEVPDDLAAAVAAEPAAQATFDGSTPSQRKEWVRWVTEAKRDQTRTDRLARTVEALVAGRRTR; this is encoded by the coding sequence GTGAGCGAGGCGATCAGGTTCTCCGCGACGGTGGAGCTGCACGGCAAGAGCGCGACCGGGATCGAGGTGCCGGCCGAGGTCGTCGAACGGCTCGGTGCGGGCAGGCGGCCCGTCGTGCGCACCACCCTGAACCAGCACACGTACGCGACCACGCTCGGCGTGATGGGCGGGCGGACGCTGCTGCCGGTCAGCGCCGAGCAGCGGACGGCGGCCGGGATCGCCGCCGGTGACGAGGTCGAGGTCGCGCTCGTCGCCGACGACGCACCGCGGACGGTCGAGGTGCCCGACGACCTCGCGGCGGCGGTCGCGGCGGAGCCGGCGGCGCAGGCGACGTTCGACGGGTCCACGCCGAGCCAGCGCAAGGAGTGGGTCCGCTGGGTCACCGAGGCCAAGCGGGACCAGACGCGGACCGACCGGCTCGCCAGGACCGTCGAGGCGCTCGTGGCGGGACGGCGTACGCGATGA
- the rplU gene encoding 50S ribosomal protein L21: protein MYAIVRSGGRQHKVAVGDVLEIDRVHSAAGASVALTPLLLVDGSSVTSDASALANASVTAEVVAETKGPKIRIMKFKNKTGYRKRQGHRQKYTQVRVTGIES, encoded by the coding sequence GTGTACGCGATCGTGCGTAGTGGCGGCCGCCAGCACAAGGTCGCCGTCGGCGACGTCCTCGAGATCGACCGCGTGCACAGCGCGGCCGGTGCCTCGGTGGCGTTGACGCCGCTCCTGCTGGTCGACGGCAGCTCGGTGACCTCGGACGCCTCGGCGCTCGCCAACGCCTCGGTCACCGCCGAGGTCGTGGCCGAGACCAAGGGTCCGAAGATCCGGATCATGAAGTTCAAGAACAAGACCGGCTACCGCAAGCGCCAGGGGCACCGTCAGAAGTACACCCAGGTCCGCGTCACCGGCATCGAGAGCTGA
- a CDS encoding glutamate-5-semialdehyde dehydrogenase, whose amino-acid sequence MSVQHQALAARTAAQTLATATRAQKDAALHAMADALSKAETAVLEANALDVARAEQAGMSAAIVDRLRLTADRVAGMVDGLRDVAALPDPVGDVVRGWTNANGVEVRQVRVPFGVVGMIYEARPNVTADAAGLCLKSGNAVLLRGSSSAADSNAAVVEALRDGLADAGLPADAVQLVPGPREVTDELMAARGLVDVLIPRGGAGLIDHVVRHSVVPVIETGVGNCHLYVDASADPATALAILLNAKTQRPSVCNAVETLLVHADAAPRFLPDALAALADAGVTVHGDEATSSYGPGVVPAVQEDWDTEYLSLDLAARVVNSLDEAIGHVRDHSTGHSETIVTDSASAAQRFTAEVDAAAVLVNASSRFVDGGEFGFGAEIGISTQKLHARGPMGLPEMTSTKYVVTGSGQVR is encoded by the coding sequence ATGAGCGTGCAGCACCAGGCCCTGGCCGCCCGCACCGCGGCGCAGACCCTCGCGACCGCGACCCGGGCGCAGAAGGACGCGGCGCTGCACGCGATGGCCGACGCCCTGTCCAAGGCCGAGACAGCGGTCCTCGAGGCCAACGCCCTCGACGTCGCCCGCGCCGAGCAGGCGGGGATGAGCGCCGCGATCGTCGACCGCCTCCGGCTCACCGCCGACCGCGTTGCCGGCATGGTCGACGGCCTGCGCGACGTCGCCGCCCTGCCCGACCCGGTCGGTGACGTGGTGCGCGGCTGGACCAACGCCAACGGCGTGGAGGTGCGCCAGGTGCGCGTGCCGTTCGGGGTGGTGGGCATGATCTACGAGGCCCGGCCCAACGTCACCGCCGACGCCGCCGGGCTCTGCCTCAAGTCGGGCAACGCCGTGCTGCTGCGCGGCTCCTCCTCGGCCGCGGACTCGAACGCGGCCGTCGTCGAGGCCCTGCGCGACGGGCTCGCCGACGCCGGGCTGCCGGCGGACGCGGTACAGCTCGTGCCCGGCCCGCGCGAGGTCACCGACGAGCTGATGGCCGCGCGCGGCCTCGTCGACGTGCTGATCCCGCGCGGGGGAGCGGGCCTCATCGACCACGTCGTGCGCCACAGCGTCGTCCCGGTCATCGAGACCGGTGTCGGCAACTGCCACCTCTACGTCGACGCCTCCGCCGACCCGGCGACGGCGCTGGCGATCCTGCTCAACGCCAAGACCCAGCGGCCCTCGGTCTGCAACGCGGTCGAGACGCTGCTCGTCCACGCCGACGCCGCGCCGCGCTTCCTGCCCGACGCGCTGGCCGCGCTCGCCGACGCCGGCGTGACCGTGCACGGCGACGAGGCGACCTCGTCGTACGGGCCCGGGGTCGTGCCCGCCGTCCAGGAGGACTGGGACACCGAGTACCTCTCGCTCGACCTCGCGGCCCGCGTGGTGAACTCGCTCGACGAGGCGATCGGGCACGTCCGCGACCACTCGACCGGGCACAGCGAGACGATCGTCACCGACTCGGCGTCGGCGGCGCAGCGCTTCACCGCCGAGGTCGACGCCGCGGCCGTGCTCGTGAACGCCTCGAGCCGGTTCGTCGACGGAGGAGAGTTCGGCTTCGGCGCCGAGATCGGCATCTCCACGCAGAAGCTCCACGCCCGTGGGCCGATGGGTCTGCCCGAGATGACGTCGACCAAGTACGTGGTGACCGGCTCCGGCCAGGTCCGCTGA
- the obgE gene encoding GTPase ObgE: protein MAIPSFVDQVTLHTFGGNGGHGCASVHREKFKPLGGPDGGNGGRGGSVILRVDPDVTTLVDYHRQSYRRATSGEPGRGDHQNGSNGEDIVLPVPDGTVVTDADTGERLADLTGPDAELVVAQGGRGGLGNAALASSSRKAPGFALLGEEGLERTVLLELKVVADVGLVGYPSAGKSSLIAAISAARPKIADYPFTTLVPNLGVVVGGDVTFTVADVPGLIEGASEGRGLGFDFLRHVERCAALVHVVDCATFEPGRDPVTDLAVIESELTAHGGLEDRPRLVALNKVDVPDASDLAEIARADIEAQGYRVFGVSTKTGEGLRALTYAMADLVAQRRAAQPAPEPRVVLRPEPVRRGRSDAEFTIARQGDLWRVRGDKPERWVRQTDFGNPEAVGYLADRLNRIGVETKLLDLGARAGDGVAIGGAPDGTGAVVFDFAPQVDVGAEILSRRGEDVRLEEPQRPAVARRRELDREYHEAREGEEQDGGYHGVRRR, encoded by the coding sequence ATGGCCATCCCCAGCTTCGTCGACCAGGTCACGCTGCACACCTTCGGCGGCAACGGAGGCCACGGCTGCGCCTCCGTGCACCGTGAGAAGTTCAAGCCGCTCGGCGGCCCCGACGGCGGCAACGGTGGACGTGGCGGTTCGGTGATCCTCCGGGTCGACCCGGACGTCACCACCCTCGTCGACTACCACCGGCAGTCCTACCGCCGTGCCACCAGCGGCGAGCCCGGCCGCGGCGACCACCAGAACGGGTCGAACGGCGAGGACATCGTCCTGCCCGTACCCGACGGCACGGTCGTCACCGACGCCGACACCGGTGAGCGCCTCGCCGACCTGACCGGCCCCGACGCCGAGCTCGTCGTCGCGCAGGGCGGTCGGGGCGGCCTCGGCAACGCCGCGCTCGCGTCCTCCAGCCGCAAGGCCCCCGGCTTCGCCCTCCTCGGCGAGGAGGGGCTGGAGCGCACCGTCCTGCTCGAGCTCAAGGTCGTCGCCGACGTCGGCCTGGTCGGCTACCCGAGCGCCGGCAAGTCCTCGCTGATCGCCGCGATCTCCGCGGCGCGGCCCAAGATCGCCGACTACCCGTTCACCACCCTCGTGCCCAACCTCGGCGTCGTCGTCGGCGGGGACGTGACCTTCACCGTCGCCGACGTCCCCGGCCTGATCGAGGGCGCCAGCGAGGGCCGCGGGCTCGGCTTCGACTTCCTGCGCCACGTCGAGCGCTGCGCGGCGCTCGTCCACGTCGTCGACTGCGCGACCTTCGAGCCGGGCCGCGACCCCGTCACCGACCTGGCCGTGATCGAGTCCGAGCTCACCGCCCACGGCGGCCTCGAGGACCGGCCCCGCCTCGTCGCCCTCAACAAGGTCGACGTCCCCGACGCCTCCGACCTGGCCGAGATCGCCCGCGCCGACATCGAGGCCCAGGGCTACCGCGTCTTCGGCGTCTCCACCAAGACCGGCGAGGGCCTGCGCGCCCTGACGTACGCGATGGCCGACCTGGTCGCCCAGCGGCGCGCCGCGCAGCCCGCCCCCGAGCCGCGGGTCGTGCTCCGGCCCGAGCCCGTGCGACGCGGCCGCAGCGACGCCGAGTTCACGATCGCCCGGCAGGGCGACCTGTGGCGCGTCCGCGGCGACAAGCCCGAGCGCTGGGTCCGGCAGACCGACTTCGGCAACCCGGAGGCCGTCGGCTACCTCGCCGACCGGCTCAACCGCATCGGCGTCGAGACCAAGCTGCTGGACCTCGGTGCCCGCGCCGGCGACGGGGTGGCCATCGGGGGAGCGCCGGACGGCACCGGCGCGGTCGTGTTCGACTTCGCCCCGCAGGTCGACGTGGGCGCGGAGATCCTCAGCCGCCGCGGGGAGGACGTGCGGCTCGAGGAGCCGCAGCGTCCGGCCGTCGCCCGGCGCCGCGAGCTCGACCGGGAGTACCACGAGGCCCGCGAGGGCGAGGAGCAGGACGGCGGCTACCACGGTGTCCGCCGCCGCTGA